A genome region from Tolypothrix sp. PCC 7712 includes the following:
- the sir gene encoding sulfite reductase, ferredoxin dependent, producing MVKSPPSPIASRKPSKVEGIKENSNFLREPVATEVLQDTTHFSEDAVQLLKFHGSYQQDNRDNRVKGQEKDYQFMLRTKNPGGLVPPQLYLALDKLSDEYGNHTLRATTRQGFQLHGILKKNLKTAIATIVKNLGSTLGACGDINRNVMAPPVPWKNRPEYQYAWEYAQNIADLLSPQTGAYYEIWLDGEKAISAEESPELKAARQRDSNGTLISNSEEPIYGTYYMPRKFKVSVTVPGDNSIDLYSQDLTLVVITNEKGELEGFNVFAGGGLGRTHNKEETFARLADPIGYVDKDDVYEIVKAIVATQRDYGDRSDRRHARLKYLLHDWGVEKFRAKVEEYFGKAIAPFKELPEFKYYDFLGWHEQGDGKLFLGLSIDNGRVKDEGSFQLKTALREIVERFNLPIRLTAHQNLIFYEIAPADKAAIQDILDRRGVNSDPSKIARLERLAMACPALPTCGLAITESERAIPGILERIGTVLDKVGLQNEEFVVRMTGCPNGCARPYMAELAFVGSAPESYQVWLGGSPNQTRLAQPYMERLHHNDIETQLEPIFVYFKQAKTSEESFGDFCDRVGFDAIREFAANYTAQAVATSDITDDSDGLVEAIADSRTAESEGQEVAIENTTIATYKTRRRVSLQHEVYDKLKAAAASQGRPMTELVHEALEAYFQNL from the coding sequence ATGGTTAAATCTCCTCCTTCCCCGATAGCAAGCCGTAAGCCTTCCAAAGTCGAAGGAATCAAGGAAAATAGTAATTTTTTGCGTGAACCTGTAGCCACCGAAGTACTTCAGGATACGACTCACTTTAGCGAAGACGCAGTGCAGTTACTGAAGTTTCACGGGTCTTATCAACAAGATAACCGTGATAATCGCGTCAAGGGGCAGGAGAAAGATTACCAGTTTATGCTGCGGACAAAAAATCCTGGTGGTTTAGTACCGCCGCAGCTATATCTAGCTTTGGATAAGCTATCTGATGAATATGGTAACCACACCTTGCGAGCAACTACCCGTCAAGGGTTTCAGTTACATGGGATTTTAAAGAAGAATCTCAAAACTGCGATCGCTACTATTGTGAAAAATCTCGGTTCCACCTTGGGCGCTTGTGGCGATATCAACCGCAACGTCATGGCACCGCCAGTTCCTTGGAAGAATCGTCCAGAATACCAGTACGCTTGGGAATATGCCCAAAATATTGCTGACTTATTGTCGCCTCAAACTGGTGCTTATTACGAAATTTGGCTAGATGGTGAAAAGGCAATTAGTGCGGAAGAAAGCCCAGAATTAAAAGCCGCAAGACAACGCGATAGTAATGGGACACTCATCAGCAATTCTGAAGAACCCATCTATGGCACCTACTATATGCCGCGCAAGTTTAAAGTGAGCGTGACAGTGCCAGGGGATAATTCCATTGATTTATATTCCCAAGACCTCACCTTAGTTGTAATTACCAATGAAAAAGGTGAACTCGAAGGATTTAACGTATTTGCTGGTGGTGGCTTAGGCAGAACACATAACAAAGAAGAAACCTTCGCTAGGCTGGCAGATCCCATTGGCTATGTGGACAAAGACGATGTTTACGAAATAGTCAAAGCAATTGTTGCCACTCAAAGAGATTATGGCGATCGCTCTGATCGCCGTCACGCCCGATTAAAATATTTACTGCACGATTGGGGTGTAGAAAAGTTCCGCGCCAAAGTCGAAGAATATTTTGGCAAAGCGATCGCTCCCTTTAAGGAACTGCCAGAATTTAAATATTATGACTTCCTGGGATGGCATGAACAAGGTGATGGCAAGCTGTTCTTAGGGCTTTCTATAGATAACGGTCGGGTAAAAGACGAAGGTTCGTTTCAACTGAAAACTGCCTTAAGGGAAATCGTTGAGCGATTTAACTTGCCCATTCGCCTCACAGCGCACCAAAACCTGATTTTCTACGAAATTGCACCAGCAGATAAAGCAGCCATTCAAGACATTCTTGACCGTCGCGGTGTTAACTCCGATCCCAGCAAAATTGCCCGCTTAGAAAGGCTGGCAATGGCTTGCCCAGCTTTACCAACTTGCGGTTTGGCTATTACCGAATCAGAACGCGCTATTCCTGGCATTTTAGAACGGATTGGCACAGTTTTGGATAAAGTTGGTTTACAAAATGAAGAGTTTGTGGTAAGGATGACAGGCTGTCCTAATGGTTGCGCTCGTCCTTACATGGCGGAATTGGCTTTTGTGGGGAGTGCGCCAGAAAGCTACCAAGTATGGTTAGGCGGTTCCCCCAATCAGACAAGGTTAGCCCAGCCTTATATGGAAAGGTTGCATCATAACGACATAGAAACCCAGCTAGAGCCGATTTTCGTTTACTTTAAGCAGGCGAAAACATCGGAAGAAAGCTTTGGCGATTTTTGCGATCGCGTCGGTTTTGATGCCATCCGCGAATTTGCAGCTAATTACACCGCTCAAGCTGTTGCTACGTCAGACATTACAGACGATAGTGATGGTTTAGTTGAAGCTATAGCCGACTCCAGAACCGCAGAAAGCGAAGGACAAGAAGTGGCGATTGAAAATACTACCATTGCCACCTATAAAACCCGTCGGCGCGTGAGTTTGCAACATGAGGTGTATGACAAGCTGAAAGCTGCTGCAGCTAGCCAAGGTAGGCCAATG
- a CDS encoding histidine kinase — MKGIVKSFVTISALSSLVVAPLFLNAGQASAQTQKGTDASYIGAGVAGGVTNGGQVGQDAQFGGNVSGRLKLGPTPFSARTQILFTDQTTAIIPQVSVDAPIAKGTNVFLGAGYSFVEANGKQTPLGDRDGVALTAGVESEVAKNFLIYSNATVGMKTYQNSPASAVSIQGGLGYRFR; from the coding sequence ATGAAAGGTATTGTTAAATCTTTTGTGACAATTTCTGCATTGTCTTCTTTAGTAGTAGCTCCACTTTTTTTAAATGCTGGACAAGCATCTGCACAAACACAAAAAGGTACTGATGCTAGCTATATCGGTGCGGGTGTTGCAGGTGGTGTCACTAATGGCGGACAAGTTGGTCAGGATGCTCAATTTGGTGGTAACGTTAGCGGACGTTTAAAATTGGGCCCCACTCCATTTTCTGCACGTACACAAATCCTATTTACAGATCAGACGACAGCAATCATCCCTCAAGTTTCCGTAGACGCACCAATTGCTAAAGGAACTAACGTCTTTTTAGGTGCTGGTTATTCTTTTGTCGAAGCTAATGGTAAACAAACTCCCCTGGGTGACAGAGATGGAGTAGCGCTAACTGCTGGTGTAGAGTCGGAAGTTGCTAAAAACTTTTTGATCTACAGTAATGCTACCGTAGGTATGAAGACTTACCAAAATAGCCCTGCTTCTGCTGTTAGTATCCAAGGTGGTTTGGGTTATCGCTTTAGATAA
- a CDS encoding ADP-ribosylglycohydrolase family protein gives MLTAAKTLSGLMGLCVGDALGVPVEFTSRAERVQSPVTKMLGYGTWNQPPGTWSDDSSLTFCLAETLCRGYSLDAIANSFWRWYKQAYWTPRGELFDIGHTTHAAIMRLKQGILPREAGGKIENTNGNGSLMRILPMAYCHKILTFSELIARVHDVSAITHAHARSLMACGIYITIAVALLEGSDPQTAYLQSLHKLEPIYSQREYLLEKHHFARIYSGTIAQLPVEEINSGGYVIDTLEAALWCFLNSSSYSQAVLTAVNLGGDTDTTAAVTGGLAGIYYGVENIPQAWVNQIARKQDIINLATRFAAAVYS, from the coding sequence ATGCTAACCGCTGCAAAAACATTGTCTGGTTTGATGGGTTTATGTGTCGGTGATGCGTTGGGTGTGCCGGTGGAGTTTACCAGCCGCGCCGAACGGGTACAATCTCCAGTTACGAAGATGCTAGGTTATGGCACATGGAATCAACCGCCTGGAACTTGGTCAGATGATAGTTCTTTGACATTTTGTTTGGCAGAAACTCTTTGTCGCGGGTATTCCTTAGATGCTATAGCCAATTCCTTCTGGCGCTGGTACAAGCAAGCTTACTGGACTCCCCGTGGTGAACTCTTTGATATCGGACATACCACCCATGCCGCGATTATGCGCTTAAAGCAGGGTATTTTGCCCCGGGAAGCAGGGGGAAAAATTGAAAATACCAATGGTAATGGTTCGTTGATGAGAATCCTGCCAATGGCTTATTGTCACAAGATACTCACCTTCAGCGAATTAATTGCGCGGGTACATGATGTTTCTGCAATTACCCATGCCCATGCGCGATCGCTAATGGCTTGTGGTATTTATATCACTATTGCCGTTGCCTTACTCGAAGGATCTGACCCGCAAACGGCTTATTTGCAAAGCTTACACAAGCTGGAGCCAATTTACTCACAGCGCGAATATTTATTAGAAAAACACCATTTTGCCAGAATCTACAGTGGCACAATTGCTCAGTTACCAGTAGAAGAGATTAATTCTGGCGGCTATGTGATTGATACCCTAGAAGCTGCGCTGTGGTGCTTCTTAAATAGTTCTTCCTACTCACAAGCGGTATTAACAGCAGTGAACTTAGGCGGAGATACTGACACCACCGCCGCCGTTACTGGTGGGTTAGCAGGAATTTACTACGGGGTAGAAAATATCCCCCAAGCATGGGTTAATCAAATCGCCCGCAAACAAGACATTATTAACTTAGCTACCCGGTTTGCGGCTGCTGTTTATAGTTAG
- a CDS encoding transposase, producing the protein MRKLTDSDKQEILKLYRETAETTSTLAERYDVSNSTISRLLKSTLPEDEYEYLVSLKRAARTPEGRAQVNYEQLPLLSKPQPEIDIPHAESRPVELPKVEPEPIVAKSEDRDSRDIAPPIRRVRRRSSAEGTLEPPAAEQLEILPTKKLPEIVSIPSPKPPEMPILPTPKRQEPASISSPLLEDERPEANVLAQMLGEDLLDESEDLDDLDDDLEDDDFEDDDEEYDFEESRPLVTRRRPGEAPVQVLPLSSAHLPKTCYLVIDRSSELITRPLKDFGDLGQIPSLETQQRTLPIFDNHRVAKRFSTKRDRVIKVPDSKMLQKARTHLQAKGITRLLIDGQVYSLSPV; encoded by the coding sequence GTGAGAAAATTAACAGATTCTGACAAACAAGAAATTCTTAAGTTATATCGAGAGACTGCCGAAACCACCTCAACTTTGGCAGAGCGCTATGACGTTAGTAACTCGACAATTAGTCGCCTGCTCAAAAGTACGTTACCAGAAGACGAGTATGAATATCTCGTTTCTTTAAAACGTGCTGCGAGAACTCCCGAGGGTAGGGCGCAGGTAAACTATGAACAGTTACCACTGTTGAGTAAACCACAGCCAGAAATAGACATTCCTCACGCAGAAAGTCGCCCTGTAGAGTTACCGAAAGTTGAGCCAGAACCAATAGTAGCGAAGTCTGAGGACAGGGATAGTCGGGATATAGCTCCTCCTATCAGGCGGGTACGGCGACGCTCTTCTGCAGAAGGAACACTAGAGCCTCCAGCAGCAGAGCAGCTAGAGATTTTACCCACCAAGAAATTACCAGAAATCGTCAGCATTCCCAGCCCTAAACCGCCGGAAATGCCCATTCTTCCCACTCCCAAGCGGCAAGAACCTGCAAGTATTTCTAGCCCATTGTTAGAGGATGAACGTCCAGAAGCTAACGTTTTAGCTCAAATGCTAGGCGAAGACTTGCTAGATGAGTCTGAAGATTTGGACGATTTGGATGACGATTTAGAAGATGATGACTTCGAGGATGACGATGAGGAATATGATTTTGAGGAATCAAGACCTCTAGTCACAAGGCGCAGACCAGGTGAAGCACCAGTCCAAGTTTTACCATTGTCTTCAGCGCACTTGCCTAAAACCTGCTATTTGGTCATCGACAGGTCATCAGAATTGATTACCCGTCCGTTGAAAGACTTTGGCGATTTGGGACAAATTCCGAGCTTAGAAACCCAGCAAAGAACACTACCAATATTCGATAATCACCGCGTAGCCAAGCGCTTTTCTACCAAGCGCGATCGCGTGATTAAAGTCCCTGATAGTAAAATGCTGCAAAAGGCTCGGACTCATCTTCAAGCTAAAGGTATTACAAGGCTGTTAATTGATGGTCAGGTGTATTCTTTATCTCCTGTTTAG
- a CDS encoding Npun_F0813 family protein, whose translation MFILKRQDVEISSIPHPKREQPMPVLHYQGQTFRLISVFKASQEEEARALWRELTDGRGKACVLLEEPDRYSIWGKIRLDQLGSDTDVHSKTGVFIQASILLLQAVYLEIEDFLGSKQAALFEKDITEVLRQKQLPQASSPEAVKYLLNEDPLDTTSLPSWQENHVITLLQELHKLGKTYFGNANFAHPVVDRLQDLPEGERSMFISWLNQSPMSKLWQ comes from the coding sequence ATGTTTATTCTCAAACGGCAGGATGTAGAAATATCAAGCATTCCGCACCCTAAGCGAGAGCAGCCAATGCCAGTCCTCCACTATCAGGGGCAAACTTTCCGCTTGATTAGTGTTTTTAAAGCTAGCCAAGAGGAAGAAGCCAGAGCTTTGTGGAGAGAATTAACAGACGGGCGAGGTAAAGCCTGTGTCTTGTTGGAAGAACCAGACCGCTATAGCATCTGGGGAAAAATCCGTTTAGACCAGCTAGGTTCTGATACGGATGTCCATAGCAAGACAGGAGTGTTTATCCAAGCTAGTATTTTGCTGCTGCAAGCAGTCTATCTAGAAATAGAAGATTTTTTAGGTTCTAAACAAGCAGCTTTATTTGAAAAAGATATTACGGAAGTATTGCGGCAGAAGCAATTGCCACAAGCATCTTCGCCAGAAGCCGTAAAATATTTGCTCAATGAAGACCCACTGGATACGACCAGTCTGCCTTCTTGGCAAGAAAATCATGTAATTACTCTGTTACAAGAACTCCATAAGCTAGGAAAAACCTATTTTGGTAATGCTAACTTCGCTCATCCAGTGGTCGATCGCTTACAAGATCTACCCGAAGGAGAGCGATCAATGTTTATTAGTTGGCTAAATCAATCTCCAATGAGTAAACTGTGGCAATAG
- a CDS encoding RNA recognition motif domain-containing protein gives MSVYVGNLSYEVTEESLNAVFAEYGSVKRVQLPTDRETGRLRGFGFVEMSSDAEEAAAIEALDGAEWMGRDLKVNKAKPKENRGGSFGGNRGGGYGGGSRNRY, from the coding sequence ATGTCAGTTTATGTAGGCAATCTTTCCTACGAAGTTACAGAAGAGAGTTTGAATGCTGTATTTGCAGAATATGGTTCTGTAAAACGCGTTCAGCTGCCTACTGATCGTGAAACAGGTCGTTTACGCGGCTTTGGTTTTGTAGAGATGAGTTCCGATGCTGAAGAAGCAGCTGCCATTGAAGCACTTGATGGTGCTGAGTGGATGGGACGTGACCTCAAAGTCAATAAGGCTAAACCAAAGGAAAATCGAGGAGGTTCCTTTGGTGGTAACCGTGGTGGTGGCTACGGCGGTGGTTCTCGTAATCGCTACTAA
- a CDS encoding IS5 family transposase — protein MYRKAQKQETAAEDFELPFGGKLASDNRWVIMAEMIPWSEFEAEYAAIFSAEMGAPAKTFRMALGALIIKEKLGISDRETVEQIRENPYLQYFIGMSCYSNNAPFDASMLVHFRERIDIKLVNKLNREIVKQVLESKEEVEVKSKKSETEDLKNEPTNRGKLILDASCAPADISYPTDLGLLNQARKHTETIIDILYNSLLLKSIKKPRTYRNIARKNYLLVAKKRKPTIKERRKAIKRQLQYIKRNLVHIQQLMELGASLFNLSNRQYKKLLVVAEIYRQQLWLYENKKISIEDRIVSLNQPHIRPIVRGKAGKKVEFGAKLSASCYDGYVFLDHISWDNFNESGDLKSQVEAYKNYTGYYPQSVHVDKIYRTRDNRSWCQERGIRISGPPLGRPPKNVSPEKKKQAREDELIRNSIEGKFGQGKRRFSLGRVMAKLPHTSVTAIAITFLVMNLSTLVSRLFWEFLCQFFNITSFFTSFISKSDVLFDCRQQKLIFALP, from the coding sequence ATGTATCGAAAAGCGCAAAAGCAAGAAACAGCAGCAGAAGACTTTGAACTACCCTTTGGGGGAAAACTAGCCTCAGATAACCGTTGGGTAATCATGGCGGAGATGATACCTTGGTCAGAATTTGAAGCAGAGTACGCAGCAATATTTTCAGCAGAAATGGGCGCGCCAGCCAAAACATTTAGGATGGCATTAGGGGCATTAATAATTAAAGAAAAACTAGGCATAAGTGATAGGGAGACAGTAGAGCAAATTAGGGAGAATCCCTATCTGCAATACTTTATAGGAATGTCTTGCTATAGCAATAATGCCCCATTTGATGCGTCAATGTTAGTTCACTTTAGAGAAAGAATAGATATAAAATTAGTTAACAAACTGAATCGAGAAATAGTCAAGCAAGTGTTAGAAAGTAAAGAGGAGGTAGAAGTAAAATCAAAAAAGTCAGAAACCGAGGATTTAAAAAATGAGCCGACCAATCGGGGAAAATTAATATTAGATGCGAGTTGTGCGCCAGCGGATATCAGTTATCCCACAGACTTAGGATTATTAAATCAAGCCAGAAAGCATACAGAAACAATTATAGATATTTTATATAACTCCCTCTTGTTAAAGAGTATCAAAAAACCGAGAACCTATAGAAATATAGCTAGAAAGAATTACTTATTGGTAGCCAAAAAAAGAAAACCGACCATTAAAGAAAGAAGGAAAGCCATTAAACGGCAACTACAATATATCAAAAGAAATTTAGTTCACATTCAGCAGCTAATGGAGTTAGGTGCGTCACTCTTCAACCTGAGTAATAGGCAATATAAGAAATTACTGGTAGTAGCAGAAATTTATCGTCAACAACTTTGGTTATATGAAAATAAAAAAATTAGTATAGAAGACCGTATTGTCAGTTTAAATCAACCACACATTCGTCCGATAGTCCGTGGTAAAGCTGGAAAAAAAGTAGAGTTTGGGGCAAAGCTTTCAGCTAGTTGCTATGATGGCTATGTATTTTTAGACCATATTAGTTGGGATAATTTTAACGAATCAGGCGACTTAAAATCACAAGTAGAAGCCTACAAAAACTACACCGGGTATTATCCTCAATCAGTTCATGTTGATAAAATTTATCGCACTAGAGACAACCGCTCTTGGTGTCAAGAAAGAGGAATTAGAATTAGTGGGCCACCTTTAGGGAGACCACCTAAAAATGTCAGTCCTGAAAAAAAGAAACAAGCACGAGAAGATGAGCTAATTCGTAACTCTATTGAGGGTAAATTCGGACAAGGTAAACGAAGATTTAGCTTGGGTAGAGTCATGGCTAAACTTCCTCATACCTCTGTCACTGCTATTGCTATTACTTTTTTAGTCATGAATCTTTCTACCCTTGTTTCACGGCTTTTTTGGGAATTTTTATGCCAATTTTTCAACATTACATCTTTTTTCACTTCTTTTATTAGCAAAAGTGATGTTCTGTTTGATTGCAGACAACAAAAACTTATATTTGCTCTTCCCTGA
- a CDS encoding M14 family metallopeptidase, whose product MLIGNCDKVFTHYLLPANGIVKDVHLAHERVVMPDVRFNKYYRYEELTSILHSYAEEFPHLVRIESIGKSYENRDIWLLTVTNFATGTDTEKPALWVDGNIHATELAPSIVCLYLLQTLVTAYGTQPDITRCLDSRTFYICPRVNPDGAEWALADKPKFIRSATRPYPEGRESNDGLIMEDIDGDGRILLMRIPDANGAWKICPTEPRLLMRREPTEIGGQYYRVLPEGRIENYDGVQINIQPPQQRLDLNRNFPVMWRQEFQQPGAGPYPASETEVRSLVQFITSHPNITGAVSFHTFGGVIIRPFSYHSDQEFPVNDLRTYQYIGQKGAEFTTYPAISAFHDFRYDPKDFISGTFDDWAYDERGVFAWTVEVWSPQNQAGIKDYKHVEWQREHPLEDELKLLRWNDEQLSGKGYVDWYAFEHPQLGQIELGGWDTM is encoded by the coding sequence TTGCTAATTGGTAATTGCGACAAAGTTTTTACCCATTACCTATTACCAGCCAATGGTATTGTAAAGGATGTTCACCTGGCGCATGAGAGGGTAGTTATGCCAGATGTGCGGTTTAACAAGTATTATCGTTACGAAGAATTGACCAGTATCTTGCATAGTTATGCTGAGGAATTTCCTCACCTGGTACGCATAGAAAGCATTGGCAAGAGTTATGAAAATCGGGACATTTGGCTGCTGACTGTTACCAATTTCGCTACAGGAACAGATACAGAAAAACCTGCTTTATGGGTTGATGGCAATATTCATGCTACGGAATTAGCACCCTCAATTGTCTGCCTGTATCTTCTGCAAACATTAGTTACAGCCTACGGTACTCAGCCAGATATTACTCGTTGTTTGGACAGCCGCACCTTTTATATATGCCCCCGTGTTAACCCTGATGGTGCGGAATGGGCTTTGGCTGACAAACCAAAATTTATTCGTTCTGCTACCCGTCCCTATCCTGAAGGTAGGGAAAGCAATGACGGCTTAATCATGGAAGATATCGATGGCGATGGCCGGATTTTACTCATGCGTATCCCTGATGCTAATGGCGCATGGAAAATCTGCCCTACTGAACCCCGGTTATTAATGCGTCGTGAACCCACAGAAATAGGCGGTCAATATTACCGAGTTTTGCCTGAAGGACGTATAGAAAATTACGATGGAGTGCAGATTAATATTCAGCCTCCGCAACAGAGGTTAGACTTAAATCGTAATTTTCCGGTGATGTGGCGGCAAGAATTTCAACAGCCAGGGGCAGGCCCTTATCCAGCCTCAGAAACAGAAGTGCGATCGCTTGTCCAATTTATTACTAGCCATCCTAACATTACTGGGGCTGTATCTTTCCATACTTTTGGCGGTGTAATCATCAGACCTTTTAGCTATCACAGTGATCAGGAATTTCCGGTTAATGACCTCCGTACTTATCAGTACATTGGTCAAAAAGGCGCAGAATTTACTACATACCCAGCAATTTCTGCTTTTCATGATTTCCGCTATGACCCCAAAGATTTCATCTCCGGGACTTTCGATGACTGGGCTTATGATGAACGGGGGGTATTTGCTTGGACAGTAGAAGTCTGGAGTCCCCAAAACCAAGCGGGAATTAAAGATTATAAACACGTCGAATGGCAACGCGAACATCCTTTAGAAGATGAATTAAAGTTGTTGCGCTGGAATGACGAACAACTCTCAGGCAAAGGTTATGTAGATTGGTATGCCTTCGAGCATCCCCAATTAGGTCAAATAGAATTAGGTGGTTGGGATACTATGTAG
- a CDS encoding DUF427 domain-containing protein, whose translation MVYPQRIEPLPGQESVWDYPRPPRLEDTSKHIQIIFNGVTIVDTHSAKRVLETSHPPVYYIPPADIKMEYLLLTPQSSFCEWKGSAGYYTLRVGDKEFQNVAWFYPNPTPAFASIKDYVAFYAHIMDACYVDGEKVQPQPGNFYGGWITRDIVGPFKGIPGSWGW comes from the coding sequence ATGGTTTATCCGCAACGCATAGAACCCTTACCTGGACAAGAATCAGTGTGGGATTATCCCCGTCCGCCACGCCTTGAGGATACAAGCAAACATATTCAAATTATTTTTAATGGCGTAACAATTGTAGATACGCACTCAGCTAAACGTGTGTTAGAAACTAGCCATCCCCCGGTTTACTATATCCCGCCTGCGGATATCAAAATGGAATACCTGTTGCTAACACCACAATCTAGCTTTTGTGAATGGAAAGGAAGTGCAGGTTATTACACTCTGCGTGTTGGTGACAAAGAATTTCAAAATGTTGCCTGGTTCTACCCTAATCCCACACCAGCTTTTGCATCTATCAAAGATTATGTAGCTTTTTATGCTCATATCATGGATGCTTGCTATGTTGATGGCGAAAAAGTACAACCACAACCAGGTAACTTTTACGGTGGTTGGATTACAAGGGATATTGTTGGGCCTTTTAAAGGTATTCCTGGTAGTTGGGGATGGTGA
- a CDS encoding phosphatase PAP2 family protein, which produces MFNSAFWRYSKSFLTFLWHLVVKRRAALFILLIGVFLPLQIFGELAEEVWEKEAGFAWDVPILLAIHSTAQPQLDVFASTLTKLGVFWGVFPVASAIALALFIRRQWRKLAYLLTTLLGSIIINRTAKVLLHRVRPHLWESPAPEFDYGFPSGHAMSSMTLVVALVILTWGSRWSLLVLIAGGIFVLAIGWTRLYLGVHYPSDILAGWTASIAWATGVSLLIRPYRTKRRQ; this is translated from the coding sequence ATGTTTAACTCTGCTTTTTGGCGATACTCCAAGTCTTTCCTAACTTTTTTGTGGCATTTGGTTGTTAAGCGCCGTGCTGCACTCTTTATCTTGCTCATCGGCGTATTTTTACCCCTACAAATCTTTGGAGAATTAGCCGAGGAAGTTTGGGAGAAGGAAGCTGGCTTTGCTTGGGATGTACCTATCCTGTTAGCAATACACTCCACAGCCCAACCGCAACTAGATGTTTTTGCTTCCACACTGACCAAATTGGGAGTATTCTGGGGTGTATTTCCGGTTGCTAGTGCGATCGCATTGGCTTTGTTTATCCGCAGACAATGGCGTAAACTTGCTTACCTCCTCACCACTCTGCTGGGAAGCATCATCATTAATCGCACCGCAAAAGTACTGTTACATCGAGTACGCCCCCACCTGTGGGAATCACCAGCCCCAGAGTTTGACTACGGATTTCCTAGCGGTCATGCTATGTCAAGTATGACTCTGGTAGTAGCCTTAGTAATTCTCACTTGGGGTAGTCGCTGGAGTCTCTTAGTTCTGATTGCTGGAGGTATATTTGTCTTAGCAATTGGCTGGACACGCCTATACTTGGGAGTCCACTATCCCAGCGATATCTTAGCAGGCTGGACAGCTTCAATTGCCTGGGCAACTGGAGTCAGTTTGCTCATCAGGCCATATCGCACTAAGCGACGACAATAG
- a CDS encoding GrpB family protein — protein sequence MKVEVVPHDATWSVKFEEEAKRIALALGDNVVAIHHIGSTSIPNIYAKPIIDLLVQVKDLAKLDQQCSAMIALGYEAMGEFGLPGRRFFRKDNEAGTRTHHVHIFVFDIFEVQRHLAFRDYMIAHPDDALKYSDLKRQLAKQFPQDIQGYVNGKDGFVKEMERKALEWKRSQQTIGNS from the coding sequence ATGAAAGTAGAAGTGGTACCGCATGACGCAACATGGAGTGTCAAATTTGAGGAGGAAGCCAAGCGAATTGCACTAGCACTTGGTGACAATGTCGTAGCAATTCACCATATTGGTAGCACCTCAATTCCCAATATTTATGCCAAACCAATTATTGATCTGTTGGTTCAGGTGAAAGACCTTGCTAAGTTAGATCAGCAATGTTCAGCGATGATTGCATTAGGTTATGAGGCTATGGGTGAGTTTGGCTTACCTGGTCGTCGTTTCTTTCGCAAGGATAATGAAGCAGGTACTAGGACGCATCACGTTCACATTTTTGTGTTTGACATTTTTGAAGTGCAAAGACATTTAGCATTTCGCGATTACATGATTGCACATCCTGATGATGCGCTCAAATACAGTGACTTGAAACGTCAATTAGCCAAGCAATTCCCGCAAGATATCCAAGGATATGTCAATGGGAAAGATGGATTCGTCAAGGAGATGGAAAGAAAAGCCCTAGAATGGAAGCGATCGCAACAAACGATAGGTAACTCTTAA